From one Paeniglutamicibacter psychrophenolicus genomic stretch:
- the truB gene encoding tRNA pseudouridine(55) synthase TruB, producing MGSGLVIVDKPQGWTSHDVVGRTRRLAGTRKVGHAGTLDPMATGVLVLGINKATRLLTYIVGANKTYTATIRLGESTITDDAEGEIVQTRIAAALTEEQIRASIAKLTGPIEQVPSSVSAIKVNGERAYARVRAGEDVKLASRPVTIHRFEVHDIRRERGGKVQDIDVTVECSSGTYIRALARDLGEDLAVGGHLTALRRTEVGPYTLDRARTLEQLAKDFEYLPLELAADALFTRRDLSEHERSELSFGRRISANETEEMTAAFAPDGTLVALLKNKGKEAKPELVFATAS from the coding sequence ATCGGCTCAGGCCTGGTCATCGTCGACAAACCGCAGGGTTGGACGAGCCATGACGTGGTCGGGCGCACGCGCCGGCTGGCGGGGACCCGCAAGGTCGGGCACGCGGGCACCTTGGACCCGATGGCCACCGGCGTGCTGGTGCTGGGCATCAACAAGGCCACCCGCCTGCTGACCTACATCGTGGGCGCCAACAAGACCTACACCGCCACCATCCGCCTGGGTGAATCGACGATCACCGACGACGCCGAGGGCGAGATCGTGCAGACCCGGATCGCCGCCGCGCTCACCGAGGAACAGATCCGCGCCTCCATTGCCAAGCTCACCGGCCCGATCGAGCAGGTGCCCTCCTCCGTGAGCGCCATCAAGGTCAATGGCGAACGTGCCTACGCCCGCGTGCGCGCCGGGGAAGACGTGAAGCTTGCCTCCCGCCCGGTGACCATCCACCGCTTCGAGGTGCACGACATCCGCCGCGAACGCGGCGGCAAGGTCCAGGACATCGACGTGACCGTCGAGTGCTCCTCGGGCACCTACATCCGGGCACTGGCCCGCGACCTGGGCGAGGACCTGGCAGTGGGCGGTCACCTGACCGCTCTGCGCCGCACCGAGGTCGGGCCCTACACGCTGGATCGGGCCCGGACGCTGGAGCAGCTGGCCAAGGACTTCGAGTACCTGCCGCTGGAACTGGCAGCCGACGCGCTGTTCACCCGCCGGGACTTGAGCGAGCACGAACGCTCCGAGCTCTCGTTCGGCCGCCGGATCAGCGCGAACGAGACCGAGGAAATGACGGCGGCCTTCGCCCCCGACGGGACCCTGGTGGCGCTGCTGAAGAACAAGGGCAAGGAAGCCAAGCCCGAGCTCGTGTTCGCCACCGCTTCCTAG